From Salarias fasciatus chromosome 5, fSalaFa1.1, whole genome shotgun sequence, a single genomic window includes:
- the slc6a14 gene encoding sodium- and chloride-dependent neutral and basic amino acid transporter B(0+), which translates to MWKCGSNKSNSPPIHSEKKSYGDENPERGNWTNKTEHVLSMIGFAIGLGNIWRFPYLAYKNGGGAFLIPYFLMLFFCGIPLHFLESVIGQFCSQGPVNVWRAVPLLQGVGLSIVVVNLLMSIYYNVIIAYSLCYMFASMQNPLPWSDCFSWANENCSKTPRVYCNGSNDLLANWTQGNNSCSSLNSVPVQSPSEQYWDIVVLQRSSGLDETGTIVWHLALCLLLSSILVAATLIRGIKSSGKVVYFTATFPYLVILILLIRGVTLEGAKDGIDFYIGSQSNLTKLAEGQTWKDAAVQTFYSLAVGFGGSTTLSSYCNFHNNMMLDSVIVGFTNHATSVFAGFAIFSTLGHMAHVYGKPVSEVVQEGFSLVFVVYPDALSKLPLSPLWSILFFFMLLNIGLDSLLVIIETISTCMEDAFPEKLKSKHATVTALLNAIVFLLGLPCVTQAGIYWVSLMDQVVGGWVILILVLMEIIGFCYIYGVNSIIKDIEMMIGERSFCFWLFWRACWFVISPVVTMAILVWSFVVLVPPVYGEVQYPAWGLALGWCMIAAILMWIPLVAGYKLIRAEGNLWTRLKSLCAPSDKWHPFLDIHRGERYSEENCKTAKQIM; encoded by the exons atgtggaaatgtgGCTCAaacaagtcaaactctcctccGATTCATTCTGAAAAG AAAAGTTATGGTGATGAGAATCCAGAGCGTGGGAATTGGACCAACAAGACTGAGCATGTGTTGTCTATGATCGGCTTTGCAATTGGCCTGGGAAATATTTGGAGGTTTCCTTATCTGGCTTACAAGAACGGAGGAG GTGCTTTTCTTATCCCATATTTtcttatgttgtttttttgtggaataCCTCTTCACTTCCTGGAATCTGTCATTGGTCAGTTCTGCAGCCAGGGGCCAGTCAACGTATGGCGAGCAGTACCACTCCTGCAAG GTGTTGGCCTTTCAATAGTTGTTGTAAATCTATTAATGTCGATCTACTACAACGTCATCATCGCCTACAGTCTGTGCTACATGTTCGCCTCCATGCAGAATCCTCTGCCGTGGTCCGACTGCTTCAGCTGGGCCAACGAGAACTGCAGCAAAACTCCTAGAG tgtaCTGTAATGGATCCAATGATTTATTGGCTAACTGGACACAGGGAAACAACAGCTGCTCTTCACTGAACTCCGTTCCAGTGCAGAGTCCAAGTGAACAGTATTGGGA CATTGTGGTTCTGCAGAGATCAAGTGGTCTTGATGAAACAGGGACAATAGTTTGGCACCTGgctctctgtctgctgctgagcTCCATACTTGTTGCTGCGACGCTCATCAGAGGCATCAAGTCATCTGGCAAA GTTGTGTATTTCACAGCAACATTTCCATATCTAGTAATTCTCATCCTGTTGATCAGAGGTGTGACATTAGAGGGAGCAAAAGATGGAATAGATTTCTACATTGGTTCTCAAAGCAATTTGACCAAACTTGCCGAAGGGCAG ACCTGGAAAGATGCTGCAGTCCAAACCTTTTACTCCCTGGCTGTTGGATTCGGTGGATCTACAACTCTGTCTTCCTACTGCAATTTCCACAACAACATGATGCTGGACTCTGTCATTGTGGGATTTACTAACCATG CTACCAGTGTGTTTGCAGGCTTTGCCATATTTTCCACTTTGGGACACATGGCTCACGTCTATGGAAAACCTGTTTCAGAAGTAGTACAAGAAG GGTTTAGTCTAGTATTCGTCGTCTATCCAGATGCTCTCAGCAAGCTTCCGCTCTCCCCACTGTGGTCcattttgttcttcttcatgcTCTTGAATATCGGCTTGGATTCTTTGCTTGTAATAATAG AAACGATTTCCACCTGTATGGAAGATGCCTTCCCTGAAAAGTTAAAATCCAAGCATGCCACAGTGACTGCACTGTTAAATGCTATCGTCTTCCTCTTGGGCCTTCCCTGCGTTACACAG GCAGGAATATACTGGGTATCCCTAATGGACCAAGTCGTTGGAGGCTGGGTGATCCTGATTTTGGTTCTGATGGAGATCATTGGCTTCTGCTATATATATG GTGTAAATAGTATCATCAAAGACATCGAGATGATGATTGGAGAAAGGAGCTTCTGCTTCTGGCTGTTTTGGAGAGCTTGTTGGTTTGTCATTTCCCCCGTCGTCACAATG GCGATCCTGGTATGGTCTTTTGTGGTCCTCGTCCCTCCCGTCTACGGAGAGGTCCAGTACCCAGCCTGGGGTCTGGCTTTGGGCTGGTGCATGATTGCGGCCATTCTCATGTGGATCCCACTCGTCGCTGGCTATAAGTTGATCAGAGCAGAGGGAAACCTGTGGACG CGTCTGAAGTCATTATGCGCTCCGTCGGACAAGTGGCATCCCTTCCTGGACATCCACAGAGGGGAACGCTACTCGGAAGAAAACtgcaaaactgcaaaacaaattATGTAA